CAGATTGTATGACGTACAAAGAATCATAGCGCAGAGCACAAGGGTAGTGAACAAGTGGGACGGCACAAAATAAGATCAAAGGAGAGTAAGTCAGTCTTTCTAGGTATTTaagtaggttaaaaaaaatttttttttgcagaattggTTGGGTCCAGAAATTGACATCGGTAGAAATTGAAAGGTCTGATTCCCATTTGGCCAATGGCATACTCACACTATTGTCTGTCTGTATTGATAAATCTTAAAGATGTCAGGTACGGTATATTCTCATAGATATTGTTCTCTCTGGGttatctggcttcctcccacctccaaaaacatacatacatgaaTTAATCGTTCCACATTATCcaaaggtgtgaatgtgtgtgagtggatgTTTGTCTaccatgtggctctgcggtgcactggtgtcgtgctcggagtgtcccccacctctcgcccaaaagtcagctgggatagaatcCAGCAATCCCCGCGAACaagaggcagaaaatgaaagaatgaattaataaattaagCAGGTGTATCTAACTGTTGTGATACTAAAGTCTGATGTTCATATGCTCACTGTTTTTGAAAGAAATTAGCAGGTGGTTAATGCAATTATTGTTTTTTCCTTGGAATGTGTATTAGTTTTGAAACTTGCATATCTCCATGTACAGAAATGGAATGcatttgtgaaaaaacaaataatattgatttcatttttaatgtctaTAGCTAATATACCCTGGGGCTTTGAGCGACAGGgttcatctgtctgtcactCCTCTATATCTGAATTAGTTGGACAGTCAGATATTATGGCCTTGAAATCAGCTCTCTCAAAACAGGTTAAAGGTGTTAATATGATCTTTTCATCACTTAGTTATGACACATGTCGGAGGCCCTTGGGCATCAGGTCATGCACTTTGTGTTTAATGAAATCTTTGCCTCAAGGTAACATGGTACTGTAGGTGGATGGTTACAGATTGTTAGTTGCTAGGGATCACCAAGTGGGCAAGGATAttacttgttgttttttctcagtttttttttaaaattcccatttttacatttgaaaaatacgaatttttaaaattttattcaaaatggcATAATTCAAAATAACAGAACaggcaaaataatttaaataaggAAAAGTGACAGAAATACTGTAGTGCTGATTTCATCAACAAACTAGAAACAGAcacaacatttaaattttatcatcagtttaaattattttcagattTAACACAATTAATAGTTGAGTCCAATCACTAAGGGTAGTTCagtaaattcagttattttgcATTATCGAATACAACaatagggaaaaaaaagattcgACTGCAATTGAGTCAGGATAATGTTTATTACATCTGCTGtcgtttctttgttttgttttttttaaataaaaaattgtattgaAGAAAATTCAGTATAGTATTCAAAAACAGTaaacaatacaaacagagaACATATAAAAGAGTTGCCAGGGGGTATGACCACATGTCCttacattacacaaaaacacctaAAGCGGAATTACATCCGCCTCGTATGAAGCGTCCTGATGAGTGTGACGTAAGTTCCAGTGACGTCACCTCGCTGACGTTTACGGAAGCAATTTGTCACTTTAGCCTGCTAACTCAAAACCAAAACAGAGGAGATGCTTTGGAATTAAATTGAAAGGAAATCAACCATTATTAGTATCATCGTGTTCATTCCATCCGGTTAACTTACCGGCTATCCATCTGTGTTTGTTGGACAACCGAGGACTCAATAAAATCCGATTGAGATGGAGGTAAAATGTTTTGGGTCGAGTAGTTAGCTTGCGCAGTCTATGCAGCTGTGGTGATGTGTATACACCAGATAATATACTGCTGTCATTTAATATTCATCTAATATTGGGGTACACATTACTCACATTAAACTACGAGTTCataaaactgatgaaaaaacattttgccgTACATTTCGTCATTGAATGTGCCCTGTTTACTCACTGAATTTAATTCTAAACCTTAGTATTGCATGTCGTGAATGTCGACGATTACCTTTCATTGTAGATCTGCAATGCAGATCTAATATATTAATTTCTTACCATACAGATGTCTAAACGCAAGTCAACTTCCACATGGGTTACACTTCTTGCCACGCCATGCAGTTTACGTGTGTAAATGATGACACTGGGAGGAAAGATCTTTTATGAAGCTTGTAGTTGAATTAAACTACAATGCATTATGGTGAATTCAAAGGGGGCTCATATAATTACTTATAAAAATGACTTAAAGGATGTTTTGtcaaaaatacactttttcCTGCAAGTAGAGCAAttccaaacatttttaaaagtatttcaaaGGCAATAATGTGTTGACTTTTGACTTGAATCATGAATGTCAGATGTTAGGCAGTAAAACtagaaatataataattatttaaattttaaatgtctttgtaaAAGCTGTaccttgtttgttttatgaattCTTCTTTTAATCTCACTGAAACAGGACCAAGGTAGTACTGGGATAGAGTCTGTGGCTGAATCACCAGCCACTGGAGCCAAGTCAAAGGTACTGCATATTTACAGCTGAAGCAAAATTTTGATAAACATGAGTCATTTTAGATATGTATTTTAACATTCAAATACCTCTCTgctattacatttttattcttagcTGGATACTCTGCCTAAAGATGACCTTATCAAATTTGCCAAGAAGCAGATGGCTGCCATACAGAAATTGAAGAGCAGATGTGCAGGTCGCTATCAAAAGCCTGTATTTGATTTCTTGCAGTTCAATTTTGCAAGTATTTGACACTGTTTCCCTATGCAGATTTTGAGAAAGAGGTTGAATCCCTCAATCAACAATCGAAGAACAATACCAGCAGTTCAAATGACTCCACCTTGATACAGGTTTGTTTTAAACCAACGAATCCGggtttgggtttttgttttgttttttataattcattttgaTGTAGAGAAAACAGCTGTGCTTTGTTTGCAATGTTAGAATCATGCatgtgtttttggatgtggtTGTAATAGGAGTTGACTGAGAGGATAGATGCCTTACTACTGGAGAGGGCAGAAACTCAACAAAGACTTGTACTATGTCGTAAAGATCTGGAGAAGAATAAGCAGCAGGCGAAGGTGAAACAAATCCATTACTGTCTATTAGATGTGAAGTGCTGGTTATTTAGCCACTTTTACTGAATTTTACATGCTTTATATGAAATTATGACCATGTTCATTCCCCATGCGTTTGTTGATGAATATATGTTTATAATGGATCCAGATTGCCAATATTGCCATTACGTTATAAAAAACATTATCATTGTTTGCACAGGAGGATCTAGCAGTCCTGCAAGGAGAACTTGGTCGTGTTGTAGAAGATtaccaaatgaaaacaaaaaccctAGAGAGCAGCATTGAGAAATCGAATCTCAAACACCAAAAAGAGGTGGATTATTTCCAGAAATTACTGaaagagcaaaaagaaatgGACAAGGAAAgggagagtgaaagagagaaagaacgACTGGCTGAACTTGCCACTGCAAAAGAGGACACTGAAGAAGTCCGTCGTGATTTAGAAGTTCAGCTGAAAACACTTAAGGCTGAGCTGGAAGCGATCCAAGAGAGAAAATCACATGACATTGTTGAGCTGCAGGAGAGTCACCAGAGGAAGCTGACTGAGGCACAGCAGGAGATAGAGAACCTGAAGGAGGAGCTGTCTCAGAAAAGTCTGCAGCACGCAGAGGAAATGAGGACCCTGGAGGAGGACTGTGAAATTGAGAGGGAGCGTCTCCTGCTGCTCCATGAGGAGCTAACCGAACAGCTCGCGCTCAAAGGTATAACAACTTATAATATTCAACTCACTATTTACTGTCCAGGCACTCATACCTCATAAAGTTTTTAAGCACAtcattttatattctttttcaTCATATACATCATATTGtatatttcctttttaatttgaacatattttcaaaattgaTGGGGTAACAAATATAAATCAGTTTTTTAGTTAACTGTAGCCTTATCTTCACAGACAGTTATCTGCAAGATGttcaagaggaagatgaggaaccTACCCGTGGGTCAGGGATTGCCAAAATGCTTGAACTGTCTGGCTGCACTCAGGCTGACTCTAGTTATGGTGATGGAGAGGAGTCAGAGACGGGAAGGCTGAGAGGGGCTTTGGAAGAACTTAGAGCACAGAGCACCATGTTGCAGGATGAGCTCACCCTGCTCAGTAATGTGAAAGCCGAGCTCgaggcagagctggagagaACCAAGGAGGAGTTCCTGGTGGAGAAAGAAGAACTCGAGTTTAAAATCAATGAACTGCAGATGACCCGGGAAATTGTTAACAATGATCCGGTCACCATGGATCCTGATGGACAAGACGTCATAGAAGACTTGCAGAAACGGAGTGAAACACACATAGACTCAAAGGACACCCTTTCTCATGAATCTAAAGAGTTAGAAGTTTTGTCTGGGGACCCAAACCACTTGAACCCAGAAGAGCTGAGGTCCCAATGTGAGACACTGATCAGGGAAAGAGATTCTGCCCTGGCAGAGTGTCAGCACATGAGAAATATTCTGCAAAGTGTGGAGACAGAACTGGGTGAGAGGACAAAGAATTTTGTTCATCAGTATGAAGCTATGAAGGAGCAGGGGGCCAGTGCTATAGAGGAACTCAAAGACAAGATGGGACAAGTTAGCCAGGAGAGGGATCAGCTGTTGAAAAGGGTGAGTGAGGTTGTTGGGGAGAACAACATCCTGTTGACGGACATTAAAGACCTGAAACTGAAGCTTGAAGATTCAGCAGTTGAGGACCAGAAACTGAAGTCTTCTGTACAGGAGCAAACATTTTTAGCTTGTGAGTTAAAACACTCTTTTGACAACCTGAGCAGGCAGAAGGAGGAGATCCTCTCCCAACTGCAGATGAAGGAAAATGTGATTCATGACCTGGAAGAGATGGTCAAGACACTGACTGAAGAACGTGACAAAATCCTCTCCCAGCGTCAGCACATAGAAGACGAAATGCAAACACTGAGCACTGAGAGAGCAAAAGAGATTAAAATGCTCCTGGAGGAAAAAGAGAATGAGGCACTTTTACATAGAGCAGAAAATGAGAAGGAATTTGAAAGGCTGGCAGGATTGAAGAATGATGAAGTTCAGCATCTAAAAGAGGAGATGGAAAAATTAGAAGAGCACATGAAAGAAGAGGTGAACAGAAGGCAGGAGACTTTGGAGACTTTAGAGCTGACTATCAAAGAACTCTCTGAAGAGAAGAATAACATCCATCAAAACCTGGAAGAGGCAACCACTGCTCTTTACCAAACCCAGGAACTAAGAGAACTTTGTGACTCCAAGCTGGCAGCCCTGGAAAGTCAGCTAGAGCAACAGACATCGGACAAGAACAGCCTAGAGTCAAAGTTAAGTTCAttggaacaggaggcagagcaggCCCGCTTCACCATCAGAACTCTTGAGGAAAGTCAGTCTGAAGCTCTCAGACATTCCACCAAAAAGGTGGAGGAGCTCCAAGCACATGTAGATGAGCTGGAAAAGGAGAAGAGTCACTTGGAGATTAGTCTTCAGGAGGCTCAAGAAGCTACAACAGCAGAGGAGGTGCTAAAAGAGCTCCAGGCTCATATCTCAGACCTTGAACAGGAGAGGAACATGTTGAGGAATAACCTGGAAGAGGTGGTGAAGGATGTGGAGGGGCTTCAGAAAGACCtggaggagatgaagtcagTCAATGAGAGatttaatgaggaaaacaagAAACTGCAGGCTCACATTTCTCTGATGACCCCAGAGAtagaagaggaaaaaggaaaaattgagAAAGCGATGGAGAatatggagaaagagagaggagagcttATGGAGCAGctgacagagaaaaatacaCTAATAGCTCAGATGAGGAACGAGATGGGTGCTCTCCAGGTGAGTGGAGTTCCTGATGACAGGTTCTACTTAGAATGTCATTCCACAAGAAAATCAGGATTTGACATTTAGCGGCATCCATATTTTAGTCATGGTTTAACATCTTTAATGTGTAATGGCAGTGGCTGAGAGTTTGTTGAAATTAAGTAATTAGTTGATTTAATGACCAAAGTCTCTCCAGATGAGCTGATGGATAATTCAAACGAGTTGCAGctataaaaatatacagtggGGCCAATAAGTATTGGGCAACCTAAAAAATTTGTAAGTTCACCCGTTTAATAAAAAGATAAGAgggttgtttatttttttgttgttgtttttaaatgaagactTGTCTTGGGCAGGTAAATAGCtagataaaaacaattttatgaAGTGTaatatttctcatttctctGATAAAAGCTGTAAATGTTAAGTACAAGCAAAAATATGAGGTTCTtgctacaaaaaaaataaaatttaaaaagaaacaaactggtGAATGGCATATAATAgtgttttggttgtttgttttttctttttctattttctataGTCAATCCCTCAGGACCCTGGTGTGTCATATGTCTCCTCTGAGGAAAATGCAGACAGTCAAATGACAGACAAAATAGGTATTAATATGACATCTAATCATGTTTATGATGGGATCAATTTCCAGTTATTTTATTGGTACATGTTCTAAACATCCAACCATTACGCTGCTGTGACCCAATAATAGATGATAAATTCAGACCATGTAAATGTTGCTCCTCTCAGCTGTCCTGGAgaaagaacacaaagacaaggatgAGAAGATGAACAAGATCAAGGCTGTGGCTATCAAAGCAAAGAAAGAGCTGGACATCAGCAAGAAGGAGGTATAATTGAACTATAAATGttggtgtgtcatctgtttTATAACATCAACAATGTGAGAATATGACACGGATCTGTTTGTTACAGTTTTGGAACATTCAGTAGGAACCATAAAACTCTGATTTAATATCCtggaaattgtaaaataaatattttcttatgcACAGATTAAtctaaagtttatttttatccagGTTGCATCCCTCAAGGAGGAAGTAGAATTACTTaaagcagagagacagaaagtgaATAGCTCAATGAAAGACATCATCATTGGGGTGGAAGGCTACAAGGTAAGAGACTAGATTAGAAAAAAACCACCAGAATATCCTGTTTAGGTTCTGCTGCACAACTttaatatttacttttatttcattttgccaccatttttgtcattcatgatCGAAAATAGTTTCAAGAAATGATTAGATTTTCTTCAAAAGAGATTACATTAGCTGACAGTTTGGATCATTAAACATTTGATTAGTGAGCCTTCATGATATCTCACTAATTGACAGGTGGAAGCATCCTCATTCAGAAACTTTTAACGTGATATCACTCCCAGAGGTCGTCATAAACAGCTCGCACACAGTACTGTGCTTTACAACTGTGTCCCTATTAAAGAGGAACCCATTCTATTGTGACTAATGAGAATTTTATCCTACACTCAAATGTAAATGCAGCAGATATCTGAGATGCACAGTGTTTACCTTTGCTGAGCCTCCagtaatgaatgaatatgtgtGCAGAACCTGCAGATAGATTACGACGGGCAGACAGAGCAACTTgataaggagagagagaaggtggaggtgggagagaAACATATTGCTGAGCTGACCACACGACTCAGCATTGCTGTCACACAGgtaacaaaaatacacattcaatcacacatacatacaaattacttccaacaaacacacaaaccgcTCTCAAGCAACAGTAAATCTAAGCAATGCCACCTTGTCCGGTTATACATCTCACCAATGCTTCTCGCATATCTGTGTTTCCATCTGATTTACAGTCAGCAATTACAGTCAGCGAGACTCTATCCAGTAATGCTTGACAACCCAGTACCCACAAATAGCCCATCAGATGTGACTGGGTGAGCTGGGGAGatattttctttatatataCTCCTCTCCCCAAGCTCATAACTGTTTCTTTCCAATGAAAGAACAACAGGCAGGTAAATGGAGCGTAGTATATCCTCCATCTGCTGTGTCCTAGCGAAACACCATTTTTACAGCAGGTTTATTCTTGAGTGGGCTCCTGGGTCTCTGGGGCCCAGGCTGACTGAAAGCTAGGCGGGGATCTTGGAGTACGTCTGGACATCTCTGTTTACCAATCATATTCCCAGTGTTTGGCTGACAGGTGATGGGAGGCTGCTGCTGGCAGTGTTCCTTGCAGTGGAAGCCCTCAGAGCTTACTGCTGTCAGTTTTGCATGAATGACTTTCAAGTGCATCACTTGTATTCATGTAGGTTTGGTGCATTTGCCAACATGTCTGTTTTGAGATGAAAGAAATTGAGTGAGAAATAAGGAAAGGAGCATTATCTCAGTTCTGCTGTTGAATTTTAAAAGATCATACTCATTAAATTTCCCGTATTCTACTCttttaaatcaatttcacacagctgtcacacATCCAACTACACTCTATTCAAAATGTATGGCCCCAAACTGATCCTCAGTCCTGAATTTCAGCTGTCTAAAAGCCGCTGAAATAGCTCGACTGAGAACAAGCTGTTTCTGTGCCTGCACcattaaatgctaatgagctccgtCTGCCTTGCCTGTTACACGCCTCTCTGTGGGAAGGATCTGCCTAATGGTAGCATGGGCTAACATTTACTGGCAACACAGCCGGCACGtccacggtctcttctgttctttccCTGGGACAGAATAGAAGTACTGTACTaatgttgatttgtacaaccaacaactgagcaacttgcATGTCTAACTCTGACCCATGACATTGCGAAACTCTGCTACCTTACTACTTGACACACCAAATTTCATTTTCCCAAAATTTAATGCCTAATTCTAAAGTCATTGCTTTTGTGGAGATTTGCGTTTATTACTTTCAATGAATGCTAAACATAAATATTGATGCATTTCCAGATTGAGTCAATGAGCAGTGAAAAGGAGGACCTGCTGGCCAATATTGAGACTTCAAAGAACACAGTGAGGCAACGGGAAGCCCAAAACCAGGAACTACAAAGGCTATCAGCTGGTGTGGAGAGAGACATGCTGACAGAGAGATCCATAAAAGAGCAGAAGATTAAGGTAGCAATAAGAAGAGGCAGATACTCTGTATAGTAATCCCTTGCGCATTAGCACTTTAAGATgcctggcttcacctcattgcggatatTTAGTATGTAGTCACGTGATTCCGTACACGCATTCtcttggctgacagcatccgaaagtgtgctgcattccgagactcacataACACagtgcacttccgtgtattaaagaaacacttaaaaaagtgctttaaacaatctatgagtgtgggaaaaggtaatacagatagaaggtggtttaatggcagtatggggagggttcataaatgtttaaataacgttaataataagataaatagctTGTCGCAATATCGCaaaatttcattatttgtgGGTGAtgctggaacgcattaaccgcaagtgaCAAGGGATCGCTGTATTACAGTTGTGTTCTAGGTGTGAAGTCTGTAAGCTTCTATTATTGCATCTACTTTGtgtttaagattttttttttatttagtagAATCACAGGTAGTTAAGAAAATTTCAGCCAGCCCTGaggtaata
This window of the Antennarius striatus isolate MH-2024 chromosome 12, ASM4005453v1, whole genome shotgun sequence genome carries:
- the LOC137605017 gene encoding GRIP and coiled-coil domain-containing protein 2, producing MEDQGSTGIESVAESPATGAKSKLDTLPKDDLIKFAKKQMAAIQKLKSRCADFEKEVESLNQQSKNNTSSSNDSTLIQELTERIDALLLERAETQQRLVLCRKDLEKNKQQAKEDLAVLQGELGRVVEDYQMKTKTLESSIEKSNLKHQKEVDYFQKLLKEQKEMDKERESEREKERLAELATAKEDTEEVRRDLEVQLKTLKAELEAIQERKSHDIVELQESHQRKLTEAQQEIENLKEELSQKSLQHAEEMRTLEEDCEIERERLLLLHEELTEQLALKDSYLQDVQEEDEEPTRGSGIAKMLELSGCTQADSSYGDGEESETGRLRGALEELRAQSTMLQDELTLLSNVKAELEAELERTKEEFLVEKEELEFKINELQMTREIVNNDPVTMDPDGQDVIEDLQKRSETHIDSKDTLSHESKELEVLSGDPNHLNPEELRSQCETLIRERDSALAECQHMRNILQSVETELGERTKNFVHQYEAMKEQGASAIEELKDKMGQVSQERDQLLKRVSEVVGENNILLTDIKDLKLKLEDSAVEDQKLKSSVQEQTFLACELKHSFDNLSRQKEEILSQLQMKENVIHDLEEMVKTLTEERDKILSQRQHIEDEMQTLSTERAKEIKMLLEEKENEALLHRAENEKEFERLAGLKNDEVQHLKEEMEKLEEHMKEEVNRRQETLETLELTIKELSEEKNNIHQNLEEATTALYQTQELRELCDSKLAALESQLEQQTSDKNSLESKLSSLEQEAEQARFTIRTLEESQSEALRHSTKKVEELQAHVDELEKEKSHLEISLQEAQEATTAEEVLKELQAHISDLEQERNMLRNNLEEVVKDVEGLQKDLEEMKSVNERFNEENKKLQAHISLMTPEIEEEKGKIEKAMENMEKERGELMEQLTEKNTLIAQMRNEMGALQSIPQDPGVSYVSSEENADSQMTDKIAVLEKEHKDKDEKMNKIKAVAIKAKKELDISKKEVASLKEEVELLKAERQKVNSSMKDIIIGVEGYKNLQIDYDGQTEQLDKEREKVEVGEKHIAELTTRLSIAVTQIESMSSEKEDLLANIETSKNTVRQREAQNQELQRLSAGVERDMLTERSIKEQKIKELSSAMKEVEELTAQLHKQQQQHQQTVQELEQLRKEAQQSSLLDMEMADYERLVKNLNAKLTDRNEYAEELQAQINTLKQKEDTNKQEIEDLKSQLIQDEERTSKIKQMLMKTKTDLADAKKEESSLLVVQASLKGELEGNQQHLESLKIEVSELTAECHRLQGQLKAALEQQQRTDSSLKRRIDSLQQERDTAKAELMATASEFESYKVRVHNVLKQQKTKNSSQTDADSGKFEREQLTQQVKQLRSRLAESHQSLQNSTAELQQLQTEHDALSERHTKILQETINKEAELRDRLLALQSENVALRSDVSQAQADLSSQVEAQRQTYREQLRKVQDDHRVTVETLQGQLTRVEEQLFNLQSQNRIPPPASVSVQSSRKLLASDPQRRNTDPNQSSLGLMALSDLQSMAREEGEGMETTESESLSPATTPLPSLEHLLISPDPKHEPFVWTVEPTKEELSQKLSTATRNMEHMNSLLHETEATNAILMEQITLLKSEIRRLERNQEREKSVANLEYLKNVLLQFIFLRSGSERQALLPVIHTMLQLSPEEKSKLSAIAQGEEEGSGNLGSGWTSYLHSWSGIR